Proteins from a single region of Streptomyces spectabilis:
- a CDS encoding helix-turn-helix domain-containing protein, with translation MADEELHTIDIHLDRLLAERGMTLTELSAQVGITVVNLSILKNGRAKAIRFSTLSKICDALHCQPGDLITHHSADSA, from the coding sequence ATGGCCGACGAGGAACTCCACACCATCGACATCCACCTGGACCGGCTCCTGGCCGAACGCGGCATGACCCTCACCGAACTCTCCGCGCAGGTGGGCATCACCGTGGTGAACCTGTCCATCCTCAAGAACGGCCGCGCCAAAGCGATCCGCTTCTCCACCCTGTCGAAGATCTGCGATGCCCTGCACTGCCAGCCGGGAGATCTGATCACCCATCACTCGGCCGACTCGGCCTGA
- a CDS encoding DUF2975 domain-containing protein has translation MVNTRLTRTVGSVSMLLAVVLGLAFLGQSTLRLFDDGTVCAKTGFWVNAKLDGGLPVVAGVEASSSQANLCQQDPSFAQRAAGVGDELTWGLFAAVALVMFALLLRAIVDNGPFTDTAARHLTRLGWAVTLGAPVASLLTGWSHAWLVQSMAPTVGTDVQMDGPLELIVPGLAALILGKIMRQGVAMREDLEGTV, from the coding sequence ATGGTGAACACGCGTCTGACCCGGACCGTGGGCTCGGTGTCCATGCTGCTGGCTGTGGTGCTCGGGCTGGCTTTTCTGGGACAGAGCACCTTGCGCCTGTTCGACGACGGGACGGTGTGCGCGAAGACAGGGTTCTGGGTCAACGCCAAACTGGATGGTGGCCTGCCGGTCGTGGCGGGCGTGGAGGCGTCCAGCAGCCAGGCGAATCTGTGCCAGCAGGATCCCTCGTTCGCCCAGCGCGCGGCCGGCGTGGGGGACGAGCTGACCTGGGGACTGTTCGCGGCCGTGGCGCTGGTGATGTTCGCCCTGCTGCTGAGGGCGATCGTCGATAACGGGCCGTTCACCGACACCGCGGCCCGGCACCTGACACGGCTGGGCTGGGCCGTGACCCTGGGCGCGCCGGTGGCCTCGCTGCTCACCGGCTGGTCCCATGCGTGGCTGGTGCAGAGCATGGCGCCGACGGTGGGGACCGACGTACAGATGGACGGACCGCTGGAACTGATAGTGCCGGGTCTGGCAGCCTTGATCCTCGGTAAGATCATGCGTCAGGGCGTGGCCATGCGGGAGGACCTCGAAGGGACGGTGTGA
- a CDS encoding DUF6629 family protein, which translates to MCWSATADLIAGTGITAVGIATVARAARRPRDLPLAALPLLLGAHQLIEAAVWHHNGGSGPATTAWAVIALPLLPLWVPAAVLCAAPPHARRRLLIPLAAGIATSAALAYALVTRTVTAEIREHTVGYTLGLSHTGLTVTGYLLATVGSLLLSGDRVLTLLGILAAIGAAVSFVLWQREFISTWCASAAVASVVLYHWARQRHAAAPETAASRVRDRRSRHLRKP; encoded by the coding sequence ATGTGCTGGAGCGCGACAGCCGACCTCATCGCGGGCACGGGCATCACGGCCGTAGGAATCGCCACCGTGGCCAGGGCGGCCCGACGCCCCCGTGACCTGCCCCTGGCCGCGCTCCCGCTCCTCCTCGGGGCCCACCAGCTCATCGAAGCCGCCGTCTGGCACCACAACGGCGGCAGCGGACCCGCCACCACGGCCTGGGCCGTCATCGCTCTCCCCCTGCTCCCGCTGTGGGTACCCGCAGCCGTCCTGTGCGCCGCTCCGCCCCACGCTCGCAGGCGCCTGCTCATCCCCCTCGCCGCGGGTATCGCGACGTCGGCAGCACTCGCGTACGCGCTGGTCACTCGTACCGTGACCGCCGAGATCCGCGAACACACGGTCGGCTACACCCTCGGCCTTTCACACACAGGGCTGACCGTCACGGGCTACCTGCTCGCCACCGTCGGCTCCCTGCTCCTCTCCGGTGACCGCGTCCTCACCCTCCTCGGGATCCTGGCCGCCATCGGGGCTGCGGTGTCCTTCGTCCTGTGGCAGCGGGAGTTCATCTCCACCTGGTGCGCAAGCGCCGCGGTGGCTTCGGTGGTGCTGTACCACTGGGCCAGACAACGCCACGCCGCCGCCCCGGAAACGGCGGCATCGCGGGTGCGCGATCGCCGCTCTCGCCACCTCCGAAAGCCGTGA